The genomic region ttcaaatgatcaattagccttttaaaatgatcaacttggattagcaaacacaacgtgccattggaacacaggactgatggttgctgataatgggcctctgtacgcctatgtagatattccattaaaaatcatcagtttccagctacaatagccatttacaacattaacaatgtctacactgtatttctgataaatttgatgttattttaatggacaagaaaattgcttttcttttgaaaacaaggacatttctaagtgaccccaaacttttgaacagttgtgtgtgtgtgtgtgtgtgtgtatatatatatatatcaacttTTCAAACATCACTTTAGAGATACCATGACCGATTACTTAGCTAGTATATGATTCAAGAAGCAGGTAACATGTAATTACCATATTAGTATTTTCAAATGACTGTTTCAGTAAGCCACTGAAAAGGGCATTCCCTAATGACTATGAAGAGTTCTGAATTTGACCCAAGCTTTTTAGTATTATATTGCATGCCCAAAAAAAGCAAACCACTTGGTGTGTTAGTTCTCAACAATAACAGAAAACAGTGGAACAAGATTCATATTCAACTGCTGTTAGAATTCATTCAGGTGATTAACCTAATACATGCTTTCTCTCTGTAGTTTTAACCCCTTGATTGGCACTTAATTTGAGTTAGTTGGCTTATCCTGTTTATGTTCTGCCCCCAACATGAATGAGACAGGTCACTTATTTGGCCCTATTGCTGGCTGTGCTCACAGCTTCTTAGCACAGTCAGGGCAGTAGATGTCCTCTCCGTTGATGACAAAGCGCTTGTTGGCCAGGGAGAGGGAGCATTTCTTGCAATTGAAGCAGTACTCGTGCCAGGAGTGACCCTCGTAGTTCACCACGTTAGTCCCATGGCCAAACCCTGTATTATGTGCGATAGTATGTGCAGCAGTCAGCATAGTAATGGGTCAGATCTATTATAACCAGTTTACAGCCATAACATCTTATCAATGCCACTGAATCTCACTAAAAACATTCCATCCTACACATAATGAAGTCCTTAATTTATTATCATAAAAACAGTCTGTCCATACAATAAATATAAGGCATAAATGTTCATGTAAAGTGTGGGTGTCTGACCTGTGATGGGATTCTTGCAGCTGTTGCACTGCTTGGCCACGGAGGTCTTGTAGCAGTCCACACAGTAGACATGCTCCTCATGGGAGGTGAAGCGGGTTCCGGCCAGGCCCTTACCGCAAGTACGACACACGAAGCACTCGGAGTGCCATGGCTGGTCCTGGTAGCTTATACCACCTGAGGTGATGGGCTGAGGTGAGGGGAGAGAAACACCACCATGTTATTCTATATGAATAACATAAATAATTTCCTATAACTTGTACCTTATGTAGGTATACTTGAGTATAAGAATGCTATAATTAGGCCtactgtaattacactgtaataacatgGCAGGAAAGAATTAAGCAAAATTCACAACAGAATGAAATATATATTGTTCTGTTTGTGGGTTTGTGAAGGGACAGATCTTATGCACCTGCTTGCAGTGGAAGCATTTCTTGGCAAATTTCTTCTCGTGGCATGGGCAGCAGTATATGTCATCGCCCTTGTTCAGGAAGCTCTGCGAGCCGATTGGCTGCTTGCATTCGAAGCAGGTGAAGCACTCCTCATGCCACACCTTGTTCTTATACTCCACGTTCTGGGTGCCTGGCAGTCAAAGATAGAATACATTAGAATACAGACACTTGTTTCACACAGTGGGTgagttcgtaaattcactctggctatctactccgatttcagagcactcttgtctgagtgtgccagagcgcagaatctCTGATGCATTTACGAATGTGCAACACCCGTTGAATTTGACCGGTATCAGTAAGCGTCGGCAAAAACACGTAattcaattgttgccagcagcacaacTATTACATGGTGACCACACCGCACGCGTC from Coregonus clupeaformis isolate EN_2021a chromosome 3, ASM2061545v1, whole genome shotgun sequence harbors:
- the LOC121543244 gene encoding four and a half LIM domains protein 1 isoform X1, giving the protein MAYRLSGPRSYSTSTMTERFDCYYCRDNLLGKKYVMKDEKHVCTKCFEKLCANTCAECRRPIGADAKELNHKNRHWHEDCFRCAKCYKPLANEPFSARDDGKIMCGKCGSREDGNRCQACYKVVMPGTQNVEYKNKVWHEECFTCFECKQPIGSQSFLNKGDDIYCCPCHEKKFAKKCFHCKQPITSGGISYQDQPWHSECFVCRTCGKGLAGTRFTSHEEHVYCVDCYKTSVAKQCNSCKNPITGFGHGTNVVNYEGHSWHEYCFNCKKCSLSLANKRFVINGEDIYCPDCAKKL
- the LOC121543244 gene encoding four and a half LIM domains protein 1 isoform X2 — its product is MTERFDCYYCRDNLLGKKYVMKDEKHVCTKCFEKLCANTCAECRRPIGADAKELNHKNRHWHEDCFRCAKCYKPLANEPFSARDDGKIMCGKCGSREDGNRCQACYKVVMPGTQNVEYKNKVWHEECFTCFECKQPIGSQSFLNKGDDIYCCPCHEKKFAKKCFHCKQPITSGGISYQDQPWHSECFVCRTCGKGLAGTRFTSHEEHVYCVDCYKTSVAKQCNSCKNPITGFGHGTNVVNYEGHSWHEYCFNCKKCSLSLANKRFVINGEDIYCPDCAKKL